A genomic region of Haliotis asinina isolate JCU_RB_2024 chromosome 1, JCU_Hal_asi_v2, whole genome shotgun sequence contains the following coding sequences:
- the LOC137289682 gene encoding BOS complex subunit NOMO1-like: MAWMRVTRNLFLVLFCLLLENEKVFADGVLGCGGFVKSDVDINFSLVEVKLYTPHGSMKYQTDCAPNTGYYLIPLYDKGDFLLKVEPPKGWSFEPESVELQVDGATDKCSLGEDINFKFTGFSVTGKVISKGETEGPSGVKVTVAHAGKDEVLQTVTTTTGGSFSFSNILPGDYVVKATHPTWRLQKGEARVTVANDNANTGNSLVIAGYDVTGSVSSEGDPIKGVNFLLFSDTVKKQDVSGCETKPVKGFTSAVGTPLCHVISESSGIFSFPSLPSGKYTIVPFYKGEHITFDVVPSKLEFVVSHESVKLEKGFQVAGFSVSGRVLDAPKGVGIGKAKVTLDGKVQTTTASDGLYHLDNMKTGMYTLNVESDHIFFDELSVRITPNTPQLPDIVASGFSMCGEVVIDRVPEGLNQVPVQRKVIYYPEGRGSDAVSITTDASGKFCARVKSGKYIVKVHLSEQEVKAGLTLAPAERTVVIKSKPVLDVRFSQFRAKVHGAVTCMEKCGHIDMSLDSLTRSDSKQVVQVQESAKGNTFSFENVLPGKYKVTMLQDSWCWKDKTLEIEVVDQDLTGVDFVQTGYILKCSISHEITLNFAHEKKAGSVGSFQLNKGTNRFCLAQPGVYRLTPDSCHKFEKDVYTYDTWNPLMVTLMAVQHLTLGSISTRDKVDDIKVVITSSVSDTPTVLGPLKPEGTKDNKQPAKGPFVYKFSHWAKTGEKLMYTVKSAELLFYPPSVDTTIIGDSCPGEVALFEGKRGVFIMGQVKPALEGVKITVTAQDGSIDAINLHTEASGKFKVGPLHSNVQYDVSAEKNGYLLTKEKDQQAVFRAFKLGEVQVTVVDEAKQALSTVLLSLSGGNQYRSNNVTGDNGTIAFTALSPGQYFLRPMMKEYKFEPASQMIDVQEGTTRKITITGARVAYSCYGRVTSLNGEPEPGVVVEAVGQDKCSMYQEESKTEQDGSYRIRGLEPKCEYLLRLKSGEVNTHIERTAPKTRILKVDSKDFQDVNVIAFRHLNQLDISGNIIVPQEHLASLKVLLFREDSPDSPIHTINMAVTTFFYMPSLPIDNKVYTIRVESTLNKGMYDYSLPEVLFTANTTYHHFTLVFQPRRKSLEQELSSGSFLLLPLLLGAVYLAYNYQKVLPFMSQGIDQVQSMIKPPQYDVMATTPEQVQDISTAAAKKKAKPRKT, from the exons ATGGCGTGGATGAGAGTCACACGgaatttgtttttggttttgttttgtttattgttagAAAACGAAAAGGTTTTCGCCGATGGCGTGCTCGGGTGTGGAGGATTTGTCAAATCTGACGTCGATATTAATTTTTCTTTAGTTGAG GTGAAACTGTATACCCCTCATGGCAGTATGAAGTATCAGACAGACTGCGCCCCCAACACAGGATATTACCTCATCCCTCTCTACGACAAAGGTGACTTCCTGCTCAAGGTGGAACCTCCTAAAGGATGGAGTTTTG AACCTGAGAGTGTGGAGCTGCAAGTAGATGGAGCCACAGACAAATGCAGTTTGGGCGAAGACATAAACTTTAAGTTCACAGGCTTCTCTGTAACTGGAAAG GTGATCAGCAAAGGGGAGACTGAAGGCCCATCAGGGGTCAAGGTCACTGTAGCACATGCTGGGAAAGATGAGGTGCTACAAACAGTTACCACCACTACAGGTGGAAG CTTCAGCTTCTCAAACATCTTGCCTGGTGACTATGTAGTAAAGGCGACTCACCCGACATGGCGCCTCCAGAAG GGTGAGGCAAGGGTGACTGTTGCCAACGACAACGCCAATACAGGAAACAGTCTGGTGATTGCTGGTTATGATGTCACA GGTTCCGTATCCAGTGAAGGGGATCCTATTAAAGGGGTTAACTTTCTACTCTTCTCCGACACAGTCAAAAAACAG GATGTATCAGGCTGTGAGACCAAGCCGGTCAAGGGCTTTACATCAGCAGTAGGGACACCGCTGTGTCATGTGATATCGGAGTCAAGTGGCATCTTCAGCTTCCCATCTCTGCCTTCTGGCAAATACACCATA GTGCCTTTCTATAAAGGCGAGCACATCACATTTGATGTGGTTCCATCTAAGCTGGAGTTTGTTGTCAGCCATGAATCCGTCAAGCTTGAG aaGGGATTCCAAGTGGCAGGTTTCTCAGTGTCTGGACGAGTACTAGATGCACCCAAG GGTGTGGGAATTGGAAAGGCCAAGGTGACCTTAGATGGCAAAGTGCAGACGACCACTGCCTCTGATGGCTTGTATCACCTGGACAACATGAAGACAGGCATGTACACTCTCAATGTGGAGTCTGACCATATCTTCTTTGATGAGCTGAGTGTGAGGATCACTCCCAACACTCCCCAGCTGCCTGACATTGTGGCATCAGG GTTCAGCATGTGTGGTGAGGTGGTCATTGATCGTGTCCCTGAGGGGCTGAACCAGGTCCCGGTGCAGAGGAAGGTCATCTACTATCCTGAAGGTCGCGGGTCAGACGCAGTGTCGATCACCACAGATGCAAGCGGGAAGTTCTGTGCCCGAGTCAAGTCTGGCAAATACATTGTCAAA GTTCATCTGAGTGAGCAGGAAGTGAAGGCAGGGCTCACCCTGGCTCCGGCAGAACGCACTGTCGTCATCAAAAGCAAGCCTGTGTTGGATGTCCGCTTCTCTCAGTTCCGAGCCAAGGTGCATGGAGCAGTCACgtgtatgg AGAAGTGTGGTCACATTGACATGTccctagactcactcactcgctctgaCTCTAAGCAGGTAGTACAG GTCCAAGAATCTGCAAAGGGAAACACATTCTCTTTTGAAAATGTTCTACCCGGAAAATACAAAG TAACAATGCTCCAGGACAGTTGGTGCTGGAAGGACAAGACTCTGGAGATCGAGGTGGTGGATCAGGATCTGACTGGAGTGGACTTCGTCCAGACAGGATACATCCTCAAATGCAGCATTTCACATGAAATAACACTT AATTTTGCTCATGAGAAGAAGGCTGGGAGTGTTGGATCCTTCCAGCTGAACAAGGGTACCAACCGGTTCTGTCTGGCTCAACCTGGTGTGTACCGGCTCACTCCAGATTCTTGTCACAAGTTTGAGAAAGATGTCTACACATATGACAC GTGGAACCCGCTGATGGTAACGTTGATGGCTGTGCAGCATCTCACCTTAGGCTCAATCAGCACAAGAGATAAAGTGGACGACATCAAAGTTGTCATCAC GTCTTCTGTGTCGGATACACCCACTGTCCTTGGTCCTCTCAAGCCAGAAGGCACCAAGGACAACAAGCAGCCAGCTAAAGGACCGTTTGTGTACAAGTTCTCACACTGGGCCAA GACTGGAGAGAAGCTGATGTACACAGTAAAATCTGCTGAGCTGCTGTTCTACCCTCCTTCTGTCGACACCACTATCATTGGAG ATTCCTGTCCAGGTGAGGTGGCTTTGTTTGAGGGCAAGAGAGGCGTGTTTATCATGGGGCAAGTGAAGCCAGCACTGGAGGGGGTGAAGATCACTGTCACTGCTCAGGACGGCTCCATCGACGCCATCAATCTCCACACGGAGGCATCCGGCAAGTTCAA AGTGGGCCCCCTGCACAGCAATGTGCAGTATGATGTGTCTGCTGAGAAGAACGGTTATCTGCTCACCAAGGAGAAAGATCAGCAGGCCGTCTTCAGGGCGTTCAAACTAGGAGAGGTCCAAGTCACA GTTGTGGACGAGGCCAAACAGGCGCTGTCAACAGTGCTGTTGTCACTTAGTGGCGGCAACCAGTACCGCAGCAACAACGTCACCGGAGACAATGGAACCATTGCCTTCACTGCTCTT AGCCCTGGCCAGTACTTCCTGCGGCCGATGATGAAGGAGTACAAGTTTGAGCCAGCATCTCAGATGATTGATGTTCAGGAGGGAACAACACGCAAGATTACCATCACTGGCGCCAGAGTGGCATACAG TTGTTACGGCCGTGTGACGTCCCTGAACGGAGAACCAGAGCCTGGTGTGGTGGTGGAGGCGGTGGGACAAgacaagtgttcaatgtaccaGGAGGAGAGTAAGACGGAGCAGGACGGTTCCTATCGCATCAGGGGTCTGGAG CCAAAGTGTGAGTACCTGTTGAGACTGAAGAGTGGTGAGGTGAACACACACATAGAGAGGACAGCCCCAAAAACCAGGATACTCAAG GTTGACAGTAAAGACTTCCAGGATGTGAACGTGATCGCCTTCCGTCACCTCAACCAGCTGGATATCAGTGGCAACATCATCGTCCCCCAGGAGCATCTAGCCTCCCTCAAG GTGCTGCTCTTCCGTGAGGACTCCCCTGACAGCCCAATCCACACCATCAACATGGCTGTCACAACCTTCTTCTACATGCCATCTCTGCCCATAGACAACAAG GTGTACACTATCCGTGTAGAGAGCACCCTCAATAAGGGCATGTACGACTACTCACTACCCGAGGTGCTGTTCACTGCCAACACCACGTACCATCACTTCACTCTTGTCTTCCAGCCCAGG CGCAAGTCTCTGGAGCAGGAGTTGAGCAGCGGTTCCTTCCTGCTTCTCCCCCTTCTCCTTGGCGCCGTCTACCTCGCCTACAACTACCAGAAG GTCCTACCGTTCATGAGTCAGGGCATCGATCAGGTCCAGAGCATGATTAAACCTCCCCAGTATGATGTCATGGCAACCACGCCGGAACAAGTGCAGGACATCAGCACCGCTGCTGCCAAGAAGAAAGCCAAGCCTCGCAAGACATGA